From a single Lolium rigidum isolate FL_2022 chromosome 7, APGP_CSIRO_Lrig_0.1, whole genome shotgun sequence genomic region:
- the LOC124678412 gene encoding uncharacterized protein LOC124678412, with amino-acid sequence MVVHVVLLAVPAAACGFMHAFKLAVLLWPFNLALPQLRQVPRVCITLRAAASHYAAELREYLAAGNHRNSYYDLRGVGVQGRSAERLLAHAMISLVDISY; translated from the coding sequence ATGGTGGTGCACGTGGTGCTGCTCgccgtgccggcggcggcgtgcgggttCATGCACGCGTTCAAGCTCGCCGTCCTGCTGTGGCCGTTCAACCTCGCGCTGCCGCAGCTGCGCCAGGTGCCGCGCGTCTGCATCACACTCCGGGCCGCGGCGTCGCACTACGCCGCCGAGCTGCGCGAGTACCTGGCCGCCGGCAACCACCGCAACTCCTACTACGACCTCCGCGGCGTCGGCGTGCAGGGACGGTCGGCGGAGCGGCTCCTCGCGCACGCCATGATCTCCCTCGTCGACATCTCCTACTGA